One window of the Candidatus Nanopelagicales bacterium genome contains the following:
- the ndk gene encoding nucleoside-diphosphate kinase, with translation MSERTLVLVKPDGVARGLVGEVLGRIERKGFRLVAAELRTLTREIAETHYGEHVGKPFFEDLVAFITSGPLLAAVIEGPDAIVQWRTMMGATNPVNATPGTIRGDLATETQNNVTHGSDSPESAAREIALFFPGLA, from the coding sequence GTGTCCGAGCGCACTCTCGTCCTCGTCAAGCCCGACGGCGTGGCCCGCGGCCTGGTGGGGGAGGTGCTGGGCCGGATCGAGCGGAAGGGCTTCCGGCTGGTCGCGGCCGAACTGCGCACGCTCACCCGCGAGATCGCCGAGACCCACTACGGCGAGCACGTGGGCAAGCCGTTCTTCGAGGACCTCGTGGCGTTCATCACCTCGGGCCCGCTGCTCGCCGCGGTCATCGAGGGCCCGGACGCCATCGTCCAGTGGCGCACGATGATGGGCGCCACCAACCCGGTCAACGCCACCCCCGGCACGATTCGCGGCGACCTGGCCACCGAGACGCAGAACAACGTCACGCACGGCTCGGACTCCCCGGAGTCGGCGGCGCGCGAGATCGCCCTGTTCTTCCCCGGTCTCGCCTGA
- a CDS encoding alpha/beta-hydrolase family protein, translating to MAPRRAALVAGSSLVAGGVAAWQSTRPSLMPWPRPAQVAVAVVSGLGGALAGAALGGAAALTVPRRRADEPAADAGATVRRAVGLTLAGVTAGTVVAQVVKRGRGVLLERLLADGRGTDPGFATPPTDDDVSGSPASYVDHSSLGREGRRFVGTATTADVIAAVTGRPPRSRPVRVFVGWDSAATIDDRVDLAIRELERTGGFDRSWLLVESPAGTGYANPTPVDAIELYTGGDVASVAVAYGLLPSFLSLSRVPIAAETQHLLLQRIHEVLADRPVDRRPRLLLYGESLGAKVQQAALPAGLADLDRIGVHRALWVGTPGGREADAFRQRLVGNFVTLDRPEQIPVVRQEVPDARVWFLEHDGDPVHRFRPEVVARRPEWLAPDLPRGRGVPEDMHWRPGVTWVQLLADTIYATDVKPGDFRSEGHDYRADLAAVVAAAYGLDADPGFPALLDRVEERLRTAERDRAARIEG from the coding sequence GTGGCCCCCCGCCGCGCCGCCCTCGTCGCGGGCAGCTCCCTCGTCGCCGGCGGGGTCGCCGCCTGGCAGTCCACCCGCCCGTCGCTGATGCCGTGGCCGCGGCCGGCCCAGGTCGCCGTCGCCGTCGTCTCCGGGCTCGGCGGCGCCCTTGCCGGTGCCGCTCTCGGCGGAGCCGCCGCACTGACGGTCCCGCGCCGACGAGCGGACGAGCCGGCGGCCGACGCCGGTGCGACCGTACGCCGCGCCGTGGGCCTCACTCTCGCCGGCGTGACGGCGGGAACCGTTGTGGCACAGGTGGTCAAGCGTGGCCGCGGTGTCCTGCTCGAGCGGCTGCTCGCCGACGGTCGTGGCACGGACCCCGGTTTCGCCACGCCCCCAACCGACGACGACGTATCCGGCTCGCCGGCGTCGTACGTGGACCACAGCAGCCTCGGCCGCGAGGGCCGCCGCTTCGTCGGCACCGCCACGACCGCCGATGTGATCGCCGCGGTCACGGGCCGGCCGCCGCGCTCCCGTCCCGTCCGCGTCTTCGTCGGCTGGGACTCCGCGGCCACCATCGACGACCGGGTCGACCTCGCGATCCGCGAGCTCGAGCGCACCGGCGGGTTCGACCGGTCCTGGCTGCTGGTCGAGAGCCCGGCGGGCACCGGCTACGCCAACCCCACCCCGGTCGACGCGATCGAGCTCTACACCGGCGGCGACGTGGCCTCGGTCGCCGTGGCCTACGGCCTGCTCCCGTCCTTCCTGTCCCTGAGCCGGGTCCCGATCGCCGCGGAGACCCAGCACCTGCTGCTGCAGCGCATCCACGAGGTGCTGGCCGACCGGCCCGTGGACCGCCGCCCGCGGCTGCTGCTGTACGGCGAGAGCCTCGGTGCGAAGGTGCAGCAGGCGGCCCTGCCCGCCGGCCTGGCGGACCTGGACCGGATCGGCGTCCACCGGGCGCTGTGGGTCGGTACGCCCGGCGGCCGCGAGGCCGATGCGTTCCGGCAGCGGCTGGTCGGCAACTTCGTCACGCTGGATCGTCCGGAGCAGATTCCTGTTGTGCGGCAAGAGGTTCCGGACGCGCGCGTGTGGTTCCTCGAGCACGACGGCGACCCGGTCCACCGGTTCCGGCCCGAGGTGGTCGCCCGCCGGCCGGAGTGGCTGGCCCCGGACCTGCCGCGCGGCCGCGGCGTCCCCGAGGACATGCACTGGCGGCCCGGGGTGACCTGGGTCCAGCTGCTCGCGGACACCATCTACGCCACCGACGTGAAGCCCGGCGACTTCCGCAGCGAGGGCCACGACTACCGGGCCGACCTCGCCGCGGTCGTCGCCGCCGCGTACGGCCTGGACGCCGACCCGGGGTTCCCCGCGCTGCTGGACCGGGTCGAGGAGCGGCTGCGCACCGCCGAGCGGGACCGCGCCGCCCGGATCGAGGGGTAG
- a CDS encoding rod shape-determining protein, protein MSFIGRDMAVDLGTANTLVYVRGRGIVLNEPSVVAINQNSGGILAVGVEAKKMIGRTPGNIVAIRPLKDGVIADFDTTERMLRYFIQKVHKRRHLAKPRLVVCVPSGITGVEQRAVKDAGYAAGARKVYIIEEPMAAAIGAGLPVHEPTGNMVVDIGGGTTEVAVVSLGGIVTSISIRVGGDELDNAIIQYVKKEYSLMLGERTAEEIKMAIGSAFPIPDEPHAEIRGRDLVSGLPRTVVVTAEEIRRAIDEPVNAIVDAVKTTLDRTPPELSGDIMDRGIVLTGGGALLKGLDERLRHETGMPILIADNPLDCVALGSGKCVEEFEALQQVLISEPRH, encoded by the coding sequence CTGTCGTTCATCGGCCGTGACATGGCCGTCGACCTCGGCACCGCCAACACCCTGGTCTACGTCCGCGGCCGCGGCATCGTGCTCAACGAGCCCTCGGTCGTCGCCATCAACCAGAACAGCGGCGGCATCCTCGCCGTCGGGGTCGAGGCCAAGAAGATGATCGGTCGCACCCCGGGCAACATCGTCGCGATCCGCCCGCTGAAGGACGGCGTCATCGCCGACTTCGACACCACCGAGCGGATGCTGCGCTACTTCATCCAGAAGGTGCACAAGCGCCGCCACCTGGCCAAGCCCCGCCTCGTCGTCTGCGTCCCCTCCGGCATCACCGGGGTCGAGCAGCGCGCGGTCAAGGACGCCGGTTACGCCGCCGGAGCGCGCAAGGTCTACATCATCGAGGAGCCGATGGCCGCGGCGATCGGCGCCGGGCTGCCGGTGCACGAGCCGACCGGCAACATGGTCGTCGACATCGGCGGCGGCACCACCGAGGTCGCCGTCGTCTCCCTCGGTGGCATCGTCACGAGCATCTCCATCCGCGTCGGCGGGGACGAGCTGGACAACGCGATCATCCAGTACGTCAAGAAGGAGTACTCGCTCATGCTCGGCGAGCGCACCGCCGAGGAGATCAAGATGGCGATCGGGTCCGCGTTCCCGATCCCGGACGAGCCGCACGCCGAGATCCGCGGTCGCGACCTGGTCAGCGGTCTCCCGCGCACCGTCGTGGTCACTGCCGAGGAGATCCGCCGCGCGATCGACGAGCCGGTCAATGCGATCGTCGACGCCGTCAAGACGACCCTGGACCGTACGCCGCCGGAGCTGTCCGGCGACATCATGGACCGCGGCATCGTGCTCACCGGCGGCGGCGCGCTGCTCAAGGGTCTGGACGAGCGGCTGCGGCACGAGACCGGTATGCCGATCCTGATCGCCGACAACCCGCTGGACTGCGTCGCGCTCGGCTCGGGCAAGTGCGTGGAGGAGTTCGAGGCGCTGCAGCAGGTGCTCATCTCCGAGCCGCGTCACTGA
- the mreC gene encoding rod shape-determining protein MreC: MRDTRRTRLVLGLLLLAALTFVVLDLRAGEGGPLQPIRSAAATVFGPLERAAATVFGPVVGFFGDIGSLGDKDAQIEQLRRENEQLRADANTYAADKARADQLDALLRVAGAGQYRTVPAQVIAVGPAQGFAWTVTIDAGEQDGIAPEMTVINGDGLVGRVVTVGPDTATVVLLVDTTTSIGARIAGSQEIGILSGTGRQDVMELQLLDPLAPVEPGDRLVTFGSRGGRPYAPGIPIGEITEVAGTPGQLTRVATVRPFVNVSALDLVGVVTEPPRTDPRDSVLPPVPTPSATPSPAQTPSTEPGATATDGTATNGGTGPEPSPSGG; encoded by the coding sequence ATGAGGGACACCCGGCGCACCAGGCTCGTCCTGGGCCTGCTGCTGCTGGCGGCGCTCACCTTCGTGGTGCTCGACCTGCGGGCCGGCGAGGGCGGACCGCTGCAGCCGATCCGCTCCGCTGCCGCAACGGTCTTCGGGCCGCTCGAGCGGGCGGCGGCCACCGTCTTCGGACCGGTCGTCGGGTTCTTCGGCGACATCGGCTCGTTGGGCGACAAGGACGCCCAGATCGAGCAGCTTCGCCGCGAGAACGAGCAGCTGCGCGCCGACGCCAACACGTACGCCGCGGACAAGGCCCGCGCCGACCAGCTGGACGCGCTGCTGCGCGTCGCCGGGGCGGGGCAGTACAGAACCGTTCCCGCACAAGTGATTGCGGTCGGACCGGCGCAGGGATTCGCCTGGACGGTCACGATCGACGCGGGCGAGCAGGACGGCATCGCCCCGGAGATGACGGTCATCAACGGCGACGGCCTGGTCGGTCGCGTCGTCACCGTGGGGCCCGACACGGCGACCGTCGTGCTCCTCGTCGACACCACGACCTCCATCGGCGCGCGGATCGCGGGGTCCCAGGAGATCGGCATCCTGTCCGGCACCGGGCGGCAGGACGTGATGGAGCTGCAGCTGCTCGACCCGCTCGCCCCGGTCGAGCCGGGGGACCGGCTGGTGACCTTCGGCTCGCGCGGCGGCCGTCCCTACGCCCCCGGCATCCCGATCGGCGAGATCACCGAGGTCGCAGGGACTCCCGGCCAGCTGACGCGGGTCGCGACCGTGCGCCCGTTCGTCAACGTCTCCGCCCTGGACCTCGTCGGCGTGGTGACGGAGCCGCCGCGCACGGACCCGCGCGACTCCGTGCTGCCGCCGGTCCCGACGCCCAGCGCCACCCCCTCCCCGGCACAGACCCCCTCGACGGAGCCCGGCGCGACCGCCACCGACGGCACGGCAACCAACGGGGGCACCGGGCCCGAGCCCTCCCCGAGCGGGGGCTGA
- the mreD gene encoding rod shape-determining protein MreD produces the protein MAWRRGLLVTALLVTSVLVELTLLTRLGLPGATPPLVLVTVAGIALTMGPGAGSVSGFAAGLILDLVPPADGTVGLTALTLAAVGYVCGVVLDPHDRPVLPTLAVVGTAAGAAVLLRAAVAGLVGDTRVLWDDVPSLVLSSVIYAVVLAPFVVPVVGWLARRLDAVPAGA, from the coding sequence GTGGCGTGGCGTCGCGGGCTGCTCGTCACGGCCCTGCTGGTCACGTCGGTGCTGGTCGAGCTCACCCTGCTCACCCGGCTCGGCCTGCCGGGCGCGACCCCGCCCCTGGTGCTGGTCACCGTGGCCGGGATCGCCCTGACCATGGGGCCCGGCGCCGGGTCGGTCTCCGGGTTCGCGGCGGGCCTGATCCTGGACCTGGTGCCCCCCGCCGACGGCACCGTCGGGCTGACGGCGCTCACCCTCGCCGCCGTGGGCTACGTGTGCGGGGTGGTGCTCGACCCCCACGACCGGCCGGTGCTGCCGACCCTGGCCGTCGTCGGCACCGCCGCGGGGGCGGCGGTCCTGCTGCGGGCCGCCGTCGCGGGCCTGGTGGGGGACACCCGGGTGCTGTGGGACGACGTCCCCTCGCTGGTGCTGTCCTCCGTGATCTACGCCGTGGTCCTGGCCCCGTTCGTGGTCCCCGTCGTCGGCTGGCTGGCCCGCCGCCTCGACGCGGTGCCGGCGGGGGCGTGA
- the mrdA gene encoding penicillin-binding protein 2, with protein MSERSNLRLVVLGVLVVSLMATLLGRLFYLQVISGDTYRAAAANNSTREVVTPAVRGLVLDAQGRPMVANRISLVVSVDRTVVAREEDDGKAVLTRLAKALGTDYQAVYDRMQLCGTPGAKRPPICWNGSPYQPIPVAKDVDTETALQIMEQRADYPGVQAQLEAVREYPSPYGVNAAHLLGYLGPVTEQQLEDQGDTDKPGRLRRNDLVGRTGLEDQYDTQLRGVPGVKTLSVDQAGRVTGVAGEVVSKPGNYVVTNIDARLQSVVEQQLADAIERAKTNGYVGDSGAAVVVDVRNGHVLAMASYPTYDPGVWVGGISKKEYKQLVNAKALSSNAIQGTFAPGSTFKVISTSAAGVEGYPLYGTYDCPSSYQVGPQTFRNFESAGYGPISLSRALEVSCNTVFYGIADRMWADAGGLDAGPNAPDPIAETAKAYGLGSPTGIDLPDERRGRVGGRKFKQQNWEQLRDTWCRNAELGYPETRKTDPALADYYTALDKENCEDGYIWREGDALNAAIGQGDTAVTPLQMAMVYAAVANGGTLWQPEVARAIMSSTGDVVKEFKPKSRGKVKVPKSTIAFLQDALPGVTTDGSGRAPFEGFPLDQIPVASKTGSAQVTGDKPSTSWFASYAPANDPQYAIVMMVTQGGTGSGTSGPSVRGIYEALFGVKGDTVNPKRSVLYGGEPATTLPTINQDGTPVTPEGDIVPGPESAPPGAKLVSPSPSTDGPAAGAADPGATTDPGATGDGTGDGTAPAPGATEPGAVYDGASPAPPDQAALLAPGLLLLGAGGLRLTGRLTRRRRRSG; from the coding sequence GTGAGCGAGAGGTCCAACCTCCGGCTCGTCGTCCTCGGCGTGCTCGTGGTCTCCCTCATGGCGACCCTGCTCGGCCGGCTGTTCTACCTGCAGGTCATCAGCGGCGACACCTACCGCGCGGCCGCGGCCAACAACTCCACCCGCGAGGTGGTGACGCCCGCCGTGCGCGGCCTGGTACTCGACGCCCAGGGCCGGCCGATGGTGGCCAACCGGATCTCGCTGGTGGTGTCGGTGGACCGCACCGTCGTCGCCCGCGAGGAGGACGACGGCAAGGCGGTGCTCACCCGGCTGGCCAAGGCCCTCGGCACCGACTACCAGGCCGTGTACGACCGGATGCAGCTGTGCGGCACCCCGGGGGCCAAGCGGCCGCCGATCTGCTGGAACGGCTCGCCCTACCAGCCGATCCCGGTCGCGAAGGACGTCGACACCGAGACGGCGCTGCAGATCATGGAGCAGCGGGCGGACTACCCCGGGGTGCAGGCGCAGCTGGAGGCCGTGCGGGAGTACCCCTCGCCGTACGGCGTCAACGCCGCCCACCTCCTGGGCTACCTCGGTCCGGTCACCGAGCAGCAGCTGGAGGACCAGGGCGACACCGACAAGCCCGGACGCCTTCGTCGCAACGACCTCGTCGGTCGGACCGGCCTGGAGGACCAGTACGACACGCAGCTGCGCGGTGTGCCCGGCGTGAAGACCCTGTCCGTCGACCAGGCCGGACGGGTGACCGGCGTCGCCGGGGAGGTCGTCAGCAAGCCGGGCAACTACGTGGTCACCAACATCGACGCGCGACTGCAGTCGGTGGTCGAGCAGCAGCTCGCCGACGCGATCGAGCGGGCCAAGACCAACGGGTACGTCGGTGACTCCGGCGCCGCTGTCGTCGTGGACGTGCGCAATGGTCATGTCCTGGCGATGGCGTCGTACCCGACGTACGACCCCGGGGTTTGGGTCGGCGGCATCTCGAAGAAGGAGTACAAGCAGCTCGTCAACGCGAAGGCGCTGTCCTCCAACGCGATCCAGGGAACCTTCGCCCCCGGTTCGACCTTCAAGGTCATCAGCACCTCCGCGGCGGGTGTGGAGGGCTACCCGCTGTACGGCACTTACGACTGCCCGAGCAGCTACCAGGTCGGCCCCCAGACGTTCCGCAACTTCGAGTCCGCCGGCTACGGGCCCATCTCGCTGTCGCGCGCGCTCGAGGTGTCCTGCAACACGGTCTTCTACGGCATCGCCGACCGGATGTGGGCGGACGCCGGCGGCCTGGACGCGGGGCCGAACGCACCGGACCCGATCGCGGAGACCGCGAAGGCGTACGGCCTGGGCAGCCCGACCGGCATCGACCTGCCGGACGAGCGCCGCGGTCGCGTGGGCGGCCGGAAGTTCAAGCAGCAGAACTGGGAGCAGCTGCGGGACACCTGGTGCCGCAACGCCGAGCTGGGCTACCCCGAGACGCGCAAGACCGATCCCGCGCTCGCGGACTACTACACCGCGCTGGACAAGGAGAACTGCGAGGACGGCTACATCTGGCGCGAGGGTGACGCGCTCAACGCCGCGATCGGCCAGGGCGACACGGCGGTGACGCCGCTGCAGATGGCGATGGTCTACGCGGCCGTCGCCAACGGCGGGACCCTGTGGCAGCCGGAGGTGGCCCGGGCGATCATGAGCAGCACCGGGGACGTGGTGAAGGAGTTCAAGCCCAAGTCGCGCGGCAAGGTCAAGGTCCCCAAGTCGACCATCGCCTTCCTCCAGGACGCGCTGCCCGGCGTGACGACGGACGGCAGCGGCCGGGCCCCGTTCGAGGGCTTCCCGCTGGACCAGATCCCGGTGGCGTCGAAGACCGGTTCGGCCCAGGTCACCGGGGACAAGCCGTCGACCTCCTGGTTCGCCTCGTACGCGCCGGCCAACGACCCGCAGTACGCGATCGTGATGATGGTGACGCAGGGCGGCACCGGCTCGGGGACCTCCGGCCCGAGCGTGCGCGGCATCTACGAGGCGCTGTTCGGGGTCAAGGGCGACACCGTCAACCCCAAGCGCAGCGTGCTGTACGGCGGCGAGCCCGCGACCACCCTGCCCACCATCAACCAGGACGGGACCCCGGTGACCCCGGAGGGCGACATCGTGCCGGGGCCGGAGTCCGCGCCGCCCGGAGCGAAGCTGGTGTCCCCGTCGCCGTCGACCGACGGGCCGGCCGCCGGTGCCGCCGATCCCGGGGCGACCACCGACCCCGGCGCGACCGGCGACGGGACCGGGGACGGCACCGCGCCGGCCCCGGGCGCCACCGAGCCCGGGGCGGTCTACGACGGGGCGAGCCCCGCGCCGCCGGACCAGGCGGCCCTGCTGGCGCCCGGGCTGCTCCTGCTCGGTGCCGGCGGCCTGCGGCTGACCGGGCGACTGACCCGTCGACGACGGAGGTCCGGCTGA
- the rodA gene encoding rod shape-determining protein RodA: MAHGYPATFTRTAPAGRPEEKTSYWRRLDWVLLLATLALSGLGSLLVWSASRTDLAAAAGDPQSFLKKHLLNIAIGIVLGLLVSRIDHRLLRAYTPLLYVASIVGVLLVYSPLGTSVAGARAWIKLPAGFTLQPSEFAKIAIILVMAMVLAEKRDAESEPRDRDVLLSLVLAAVPIVLVLAQNDTGTVLVMCTIVLSIVAVSGAKTRWVLGLILAAVVGVLLVIQLGLLQQYQVERLTSFVDPEADAGASAYNANQARIAIGGGGLLGRGLFEGPQTQGNFVPVNESDFVFTVAGEELGFVGASVLLLLLGVILWRGLRIAMRADDLFGRLVATGVVAWLTFQTFENIGMNLGIMPVTGVPLPFVSYGGTSMFAGWIAIGLLENVHIRSKE, translated from the coding sequence ATGGCGCACGGATACCCCGCCACCTTCACCCGGACCGCGCCCGCCGGCCGGCCGGAGGAGAAGACCTCCTACTGGCGACGGCTGGACTGGGTGCTGCTGCTGGCGACACTGGCCCTCAGCGGGCTCGGCTCCCTGCTGGTCTGGTCCGCCAGCCGCACCGACCTGGCCGCCGCGGCCGGCGACCCCCAGTCGTTCCTGAAGAAGCACCTGCTCAACATCGCGATCGGGATCGTCCTGGGGCTGCTGGTCTCGCGGATCGACCACCGGCTGCTGCGCGCCTACACCCCGCTGCTCTACGTCGCGTCGATCGTCGGCGTGCTGCTGGTCTACTCGCCGCTCGGCACGAGCGTGGCGGGGGCGCGCGCGTGGATCAAGCTGCCGGCGGGGTTCACGCTGCAGCCGTCCGAATTCGCGAAGATCGCCATCATCCTGGTGATGGCCATGGTCCTGGCCGAGAAGCGCGACGCGGAGAGCGAGCCGCGCGACCGCGACGTGCTGCTGTCCCTGGTGCTGGCCGCCGTCCCGATCGTGCTGGTGCTGGCCCAGAACGACACCGGCACCGTGCTGGTGATGTGCACCATCGTGCTGTCCATCGTCGCGGTGTCCGGCGCCAAGACCCGATGGGTCCTCGGGCTGATCCTCGCCGCCGTCGTCGGCGTCCTGCTCGTCATCCAGCTCGGCCTGCTGCAGCAGTACCAGGTGGAACGGCTCACCTCCTTCGTCGACCCGGAGGCCGATGCCGGTGCCTCCGCGTACAACGCCAACCAGGCGCGGATCGCGATCGGTGGCGGCGGCCTGCTCGGTCGAGGCCTGTTCGAGGGTCCCCAGACGCAGGGCAACTTCGTCCCCGTCAACGAGAGCGACTTCGTCTTCACCGTCGCCGGGGAGGAGCTCGGCTTCGTCGGCGCGTCCGTCCTGCTGCTGCTGCTCGGCGTCATCCTGTGGCGCGGGCTGCGGATCGCGATGCGCGCCGACGACCTGTTCGGCCGGCTGGTGGCCACCGGGGTCGTCGCCTGGCTGACGTTCCAGACGTTCGAGAACATCGGCATGAACCTCGGGATCATGCCGGT